One genomic region from Paramicrobacterium agarici encodes:
- a CDS encoding TIGR01777 family oxidoreductase, protein MTMRVLLSGASGMIGTAVRMRVRDMGHEVRLLVRRPPRHSLEVQWDPSSGTVPSGQIEWADAVISLSGASLSRLPWSAAYRREILSSRVRSTSAMATAIAASQHPPTVWANASAVGYYGRGPALDPFDEESAQGTGFLADAVAEWEAATAPARESTRVVLLRSGVVLGPMGALTPLTLAARFDVSPTFGSGAQRWPWVALTDEARAIEHILTVDVSGPVNIVAPALNTQSDVADAVARQLRRPSWLRIAAPLMRAGLGVAADDMLLADQPVIPQKLEDSGFEFEIVELDQAIAAAYGRTWTPPAALDATRP, encoded by the coding sequence ATGACAATGCGGGTTCTGCTCTCGGGCGCCAGCGGCATGATCGGAACGGCCGTGCGCATGCGTGTGCGCGACATGGGCCACGAGGTGCGTCTTCTAGTGCGTCGCCCGCCCCGGCACAGCCTTGAGGTGCAGTGGGACCCCAGCTCCGGCACCGTTCCCTCCGGCCAGATCGAATGGGCGGATGCTGTCATTTCACTCTCGGGCGCGAGCCTGTCGCGGCTCCCGTGGTCCGCCGCCTACCGGCGCGAGATCCTGTCGAGCCGCGTGCGCAGCACCAGCGCGATGGCGACCGCGATCGCGGCGTCGCAGCATCCACCGACCGTCTGGGCCAACGCGTCGGCGGTCGGATACTACGGTCGTGGCCCGGCTCTTGACCCGTTTGATGAAGAATCGGCGCAGGGCACGGGGTTTCTCGCCGACGCGGTCGCCGAGTGGGAGGCAGCCACGGCACCGGCACGGGAATCGACGCGTGTCGTGCTGTTGCGCTCCGGAGTTGTACTCGGCCCCATGGGGGCACTGACGCCGCTGACCCTCGCCGCGCGTTTCGACGTGTCGCCGACCTTCGGGTCCGGCGCACAGCGCTGGCCCTGGGTGGCGCTGACCGATGAGGCGCGTGCGATCGAGCATATCCTGACCGTCGATGTGTCGGGCCCTGTGAACATCGTTGCACCCGCCCTCAACACGCAGTCAGACGTAGCGGATGCTGTCGCTCGCCAACTTCGCAGGCCCAGCTGGCTGCGGATCGCCGCACCCCTCATGCGCGCTGGTCTCGGCGTGGCTGCAGACGACATGCTGCTTGCTGACCAACCGGTGATTCCGCAGAAGCTTGAGGACTCCGGCTTCGAGTTTGAGATCGTCGAGCTCGACCAGGCGATCGCGGCAGCCTACGGTCGTACGTGGACGCCGCCGGCTGCACTCGACGCGACGCGTCCCTGA
- a CDS encoding glucose 1-dehydrogenase has translation MTNDQLTFQNPVTRYPKIEPPKQDQPEPGLDADLKPHADHGEDTYRGTGRLEGRKALITGGDSGIGASVAIAFAREGADVAIAYLPSEEEDSQRIADLITKEGKKAVALPTDVSSAQNCRDLVEAAVDELGGLDILVNNAGKQIAQESIEDISDEQFDETFKTNIYAMFWTVKAALTHLQPGSSIINTTSVNAYLPSPTLLDYATTKGAINNFTKGLSQQLASRGIRVNAVAPGPFWTPLQVSDGQPKDKLPKFGTDTPIGRAGQPTELAPAYVFLASSESSYVMGETLNVNGGMPTP, from the coding sequence ATGACGAACGACCAGCTGACTTTTCAGAACCCCGTAACCCGGTATCCGAAGATTGAGCCGCCGAAGCAGGACCAGCCGGAGCCGGGACTCGACGCCGATTTGAAACCGCACGCCGACCACGGCGAAGACACATACCGGGGCACCGGCCGGCTTGAGGGGCGCAAGGCGCTCATCACCGGAGGCGATTCCGGGATCGGAGCATCGGTTGCCATCGCGTTCGCGCGCGAGGGCGCGGATGTCGCGATTGCGTACCTGCCCTCAGAAGAGGAAGACTCTCAGCGCATTGCCGATCTGATTACGAAGGAAGGCAAGAAGGCCGTTGCTCTGCCCACGGACGTGAGCAGCGCCCAGAACTGCCGCGACCTCGTCGAGGCAGCGGTCGACGAACTCGGCGGGCTCGACATTCTGGTGAACAACGCGGGAAAGCAGATCGCACAGGAGTCGATCGAAGACATCTCCGACGAGCAGTTCGACGAGACGTTCAAGACGAACATCTATGCGATGTTCTGGACGGTGAAGGCAGCACTCACGCACCTGCAGCCGGGATCGTCGATTATCAACACCACGTCGGTGAATGCCTACCTGCCGTCGCCGACACTTCTCGATTACGCAACGACGAAGGGCGCGATCAACAACTTCACGAAGGGACTGTCGCAACAGCTCGCCTCACGCGGCATCCGTGTGAATGCCGTGGCGCCCGGGCCGTTCTGGACGCCGTTGCAGGTGTCGGACGGACAGCCGAAAGACAAGTTGCCGAAGTTCGGCACAGACACGCCCATCGGACGTGCCGGTCAGCCGACGGAGCTCGCGCCCGCCTACGTGTTTCTCGCGTCGAGTGAGTCGAGTTACGTGATGGGCGAAACGCTCAACGTCAACGGCGGAATGCCCACTCCGTAA
- a CDS encoding type II toxin-antitoxin system HicA family toxin — protein MVRAVKYREVRKFLEESGWVQIRTTGSHTHWQGPDGNGRLSVPRHRTVSPGVIRQIITVIPEYPKSWR, from the coding sequence GTGGTCCGCGCCGTAAAGTACAGAGAGGTACGAAAGTTCCTCGAAGAATCAGGCTGGGTACAAATTCGAACCACCGGGAGCCACACGCACTGGCAGGGCCCGGACGGCAACGGCAGGTTGTCTGTCCCCCGTCACCGAACTGTGTCCCCGGGTGTTATTCGTCAAATCATCACGGTCATTCCTGAATACCCGAAATCGTGGAGGTAA